ATCCAGGAGCGTGCGGCCCACGACGCCCTGAGGCACCACGCGCAGGCGGCCGAGCGGCTCCGGCAGACCAGCGAGCCCGCGCAACTGATCGAGATCCAGGCCGACCTGATGCGCTTCGATGCCGAGGGCGCGACGCAGTACTGGCAACTCCTGGGCGCTGCGGCCTTGGACATGCAGCGCGAGCTCATGGGCTGCTACACGCAACTGATCGACAACGGCGCGCTGCAGCGGCTCACTTCGGCCATGGACAGCTTCAACGGCATGGCCAACGGGCTCGGTGTGCTGCAAGCCGGCGCGCCGGCACGCGAGCGGGCGACCTGAAACCTGTGGGCGCGCGCCGGGCCGGGTCAGCCCCGCCGCGCGCCGGCCAGCAGCCACACGGCCGCCACGAGCAGGCCGTAGCCGTGCACCTGCTCGATCACCGGCCCGCCGATCAGCGCGGCCTCCATGGCCGGCACGCCGGACAGCAACTGCCAGCCCACGCGCACCGCGAGGTACAGCAGCGCGGCCCAGGCCAGCCAGCGCCCCTCGCGCGCCTGTGGCCACAGCACCAACAGCACAAGGCCGTAGAGCACGCCCGACAGGCCCACGTAGTCGGCCACCTCGGGGTCGAACACCAGCAGCATGAGCGAGATCGCCGCGGCCAGCGCGGGGATGCTGCGCGACAGCGCGCGCAGCGACAACGGCGCGCGCGCGAGCAGGCTCACGAGCGTGAGCGCGAAGGCATTGAGCGCCCAGTGGGCCCAGCCGAGGTGGATCAGGTGACCCGTGACCAGGCGCCAGAGCTCGCCGTGCAGCACCGCGGTGCGTTCGTAGCGCAAGGCCAGGTGCGCGGCCGGCGGCAGCGCCTGCAGCGCGGCGAAGAAGGCGAGGGCGGCCAGCGTCGGCCACCAGGCTTTGAGGGCGTTCAGCGTTTGCCGCCCAGCAGGCCGCCCAGCACGCCGCGCAGAATCTGGCGGCCCAGGCCGCTGGCCACGGTGCGCGCCGCCGTCTTGGCCATGGTCTGCACCAGGCCGTCGTACTGGCCGCCGCGGGGGCCGGTGCGGCCGAACAGCACTTCGTTGATGACGCTCTTTTCGGCGGCGGCCGGCGCATTCTGGGCCGCGCCCGGGATGCGCGGGGTCTTGGCCGCGGGCCTGTCGTCGGCCGTGTCGGCCGTGGGCGCCGCGCCGGCCTGGCCGCGCTGGGCCGCATGGGCCTGGAACATCTCGTAGGCGCTTTCGCGGTCCACGGTCTTTTCGTAGGTGCCCGCGACCAGCGAGCCCTCGATGAGCGCGCGGCGCTGCTCGGGCGTGATCGGCCCGATCTGGCTGCCCGGGGGCAGCACGTAGACGCGCTCGGTCTCGCTCGGGCGGCCCTTGGCGTCGAGAAAGCTCACCAGCGCCTCGCCCACGGCGAGCTCGGTGATCGCGGCCTCGATGTCCAGGCCGGCCTTGGGACGCATGGTCTGCGCGGTGCTCTTCACCGCCTTCTGGTCGCGCGGCGTGAAGGCGCGCAGCGCGTGCTGCACGCGGTTGCCGAGCTGGCCCAGCACGCTGTCGGGGATGTCCAGCGGGTTCTGGGTCACGAAGTACACGCCCACGCCCTTGGAGCGCACCAGGCGCACCACGAGCTCGATGCGCTCCACCAGCACCTTGGGCGCTTCGTTGAACAGCAGGTGGGCTTCGTCGAAGAAGAAGACCAGCTTGGGCTTGTCGGGGTCGCCGATCTCGGGCAGCGTCTCGAACAGCTCCGAGAGCATCCACAGCAGGAAGGTGGCGTACAGGCGCGGCGCGTTGAGCAGCTTGTCGGCCGCGAGGATGTTGATCACGCCCTTGCCGTCCACGGTCTGCATGAAGTCGGCAATGTCGAGCATGGGTTCGCCGAAGAACTTGTCGCCGCCTTGTTCTTCGACCTGCATCAGCCCGCGCTGGATGGCGCCGATCGAGGCCGCGCTGATGTTGCCGTACTCGGTGGTGAACTGCTTGGCGTTGTCGCCCACGTGCTGCAGCATGGCCCGCAGGTCTTTCATGTCGAGCAGCAGCAGGCCGTTGTCGTCGGCGATCTTGAAGATCAGGTTGAGCACGCCGGTCTGCGTGTCGTTGAGGTTGAGCATGCGCGCGAGCAGCAGCGGGCCCATGTCGCTGATGGTGGCGCGCACCGGGTGGCCCTGCTGGCCGAACACGTCCCACAGCGTGGTGGGGCATTCGGTGGGCTGGGGCAGGGCCAGGCCGCGGTCGGCCAGCACGGCCGCCATCTTTTCGCCGATGCGGCCGGTCTGGCTGATGCCGGTTAGGTCGCCCTTCACGTCGGCCATGAACACCGGCACGCCGATGCGCGAAAACCCCTCGGCAAGGGCCTGCAGCGTGACGGTCTTGCCGGTGCCGGTGGCCCCGGTGATGAGGCCGTGCCGGTTGGCCAGGCCGGGCAGCAGCAGGCATTGGGCGGTGGCGTTCTGGGCGATCAGCAGCGGTTCGGCCATGGGAGCGGTCCTGGGGTGGGGCAAGGCGGCGAAGGGACGGTGTGGGGCGAAATCGTAAAATCGCGGGCTCATTACACCAAAGCCAGCAGGCATTTCGAGGACTTCCCATGGCCGGACACAGCAAATGGGCGAACATCCAGCACCGCAAAGGCCGTCAGGACGAAAAGCGCGGCCGCATCTGGACGCGGCTGACGCGTGAAATCATCGTCGCCGCGCGCAGCGGCGGCGGCGACGTGGCCATGAACCCGCGCCTGCGCCTGGCGATCGAGAAGGCCAAGGCGGCCAACATGCCGGCCGACAACATCAAGCGCAACGTCGACAAGGCCACCGGCGCGCTCGACGGCGTGAACTACGAAGAGATCCGCTACGAGGGCTACGGCATCGGCGGTGCGGCCATCATCGTGGACACCATGACCGACAACCGCGTGCGCACCGTGGCCGAGGTGCGCCACGCCTTCAGCAAGCACGGCGGCAACCTGGGCACCGACGGGTCGGTGGCCTTCCAGTTCAAGCACTGCGGCCAGCTCGTGTTCGCGCCCGGCACCTCGGAAGACGCGGTGATGGAAGCGGCGCTCGAGGCCGGTGCCGAAGACGTGATCACCGACGGCGATGGCGCGATCGAGGTGCTGACCTCACCCGGCGACTTCGAGGCCGTGAAGAACGCGCTCGAGGCCAAGGGGCTCAAGCCCGAGATCGCCGAAGTGACCATGCGCGCCGAGAACACCATTGCCCTGGCCGGCGACGATGCCGCGCGCATGCAGAAACTGCTCGACGTCCTTGAAGACCTGGACGACGTGCAGAACGTCTTCCACAACGCAGAAATTTCGGAATGAAAGTCCTGGTGATCGGCGGCGGCGGCCGCGAGCATGCGCTGGCCTGGCGCCTCAAACAGTCCGAGGGGGTGGAGCAGGTCTTCGTGGCCCCCGGCAATGCGGGCACCGCGCGCGATGCGCAGCTCACGAACCTGGCCATCACCGACAAGGTGGCGCTGCGCGAGTGGGTGCAGGCCAACGGTATCGAACTCACCGTGGTGGGCCCCGAGGCGCCGCTGGCCGCGGGCGTGGTCGACGAGTTCCGGGCCCATGGCCTGGCCA
This is a stretch of genomic DNA from Hydrogenophaga crocea. It encodes these proteins:
- the rrtA gene encoding rhombosortase; the protein is MRYERTAVLHGELWRLVTGHLIHLGWAHWALNAFALTLVSLLARAPLSLRALSRSIPALAAAISLMLLVFDPEVADYVGLSGVLYGLVLLVLWPQAREGRWLAWAALLYLAVRVGWQLLSGVPAMEAALIGGPVIEQVHGYGLLVAAVWLLAGARRG
- a CDS encoding helicase HerA-like domain-containing protein, whose translation is MAEPLLIAQNATAQCLLLPGLANRHGLITGATGTGKTVTLQALAEGFSRIGVPVFMADVKGDLTGISQTGRIGEKMAAVLADRGLALPQPTECPTTLWDVFGQQGHPVRATISDMGPLLLARMLNLNDTQTGVLNLIFKIADDNGLLLLDMKDLRAMLQHVGDNAKQFTTEYGNISAASIGAIQRGLMQVEEQGGDKFFGEPMLDIADFMQTVDGKGVINILAADKLLNAPRLYATFLLWMLSELFETLPEIGDPDKPKLVFFFDEAHLLFNEAPKVLVERIELVVRLVRSKGVGVYFVTQNPLDIPDSVLGQLGNRVQHALRAFTPRDQKAVKSTAQTMRPKAGLDIEAAITELAVGEALVSFLDAKGRPSETERVYVLPPGSQIGPITPEQRRALIEGSLVAGTYEKTVDRESAYEMFQAHAAQRGQAGAAPTADTADDRPAAKTPRIPGAAQNAPAAAEKSVINEVLFGRTGPRGGQYDGLVQTMAKTAARTVASGLGRQILRGVLGGLLGGKR
- a CDS encoding YebC/PmpR family DNA-binding transcriptional regulator — protein: MAGHSKWANIQHRKGRQDEKRGRIWTRLTREIIVAARSGGGDVAMNPRLRLAIEKAKAANMPADNIKRNVDKATGALDGVNYEEIRYEGYGIGGAAIIVDTMTDNRVRTVAEVRHAFSKHGGNLGTDGSVAFQFKHCGQLVFAPGTSEDAVMEAALEAGAEDVITDGDGAIEVLTSPGDFEAVKNALEAKGLKPEIAEVTMRAENTIALAGDDAARMQKLLDVLEDLDDVQNVFHNAEISE
- a CDS encoding phasin family protein, coding for MATKRNHSPAASAVPTPEAAWSAASELPRQQMSLATESACAVFRGFEAMRKIQERAAHDALRHHAQAAERLRQTSEPAQLIEIQADLMRFDAEGATQYWQLLGAAALDMQRELMGCYTQLIDNGALQRLTSAMDSFNGMANGLGVLQAGAPARERAT